In Rhizobium sp. CIAT894, the genomic window GGGCTGAAGGGGATCAACGGCCGGATGTTCAGTACCTTGAACTTGCGGCGGCGGGTGATCTCGATCATCGCGACGCGAACGAAGGCGACCGAGGTGAACATCGAGATGATCAAGCCGAGCGCCATGGTCACGGCGAAGCCGCGAACCGGCCCGGAACCGAAGTAGAACAGGATGGCGGCGGCGATCAGGGCCGTCATGTTGCCGTCGATAATGGTCGAATAGGCACGGTTGAAGCCGGTATCGATGGCGGCGAAGGCACTCTTGCCCTTGCGGGTTTCTTCACGAATACGCTCGTTGATGAGGACGTTGGCATCGACCGCAAGGCCGATGCCGAGAACGACACCGGCAATGCCCGGCAGGGTCAGCGTCGCACCCACCAGCGTCAGCGCCGAGAAGGTCAGGATCGTGTGGATCAGCAGCGCCACATTCGCCAGGATGCCCCAGGTGCCGTAGAGAACGAAGATGAAGAGTGCGACGAGCGCAAAGCCGACGAGGCCGGAATAAATACCCATCTTGATGGCATCGGCGCCGAGGTCGGCGCCGACGGTGCGTTCCTCGATGACCGTCAGCTTGGCGGGCAGGGCGCCGGCGCGCAGCATGGCGGCAAGCGTCGTTGCGCTGTCGGCCGAGAAGTTGCCGGAGATCTGGCCGGAACCGCCGGTGATCGGCTCGCGGATATTGGGTGCGCTCAGCACCTTGTCGTCGAGGACGATGGCGAAGGGATTGCCGACATTCTGGCGGGTGATATCGGCAAAGCGGGTGGCGCCGGCGCTGTCGAAGCGGAAGCTGACGACCGGCTCATGCGTGTTCGGATCGAAGCTGACGCGGGCGTCCGAAAGGCGGTCGCCGGAGATTTCGACGCGGTCGAGAACGGCATAGGACCGGCCTTCTTCGTCCTGCATCATGGTGATACCAGGGCCGGGCTGATTGTTCGGCGCCACCATGTGGAAGGACATCTTCGCCGTGGAGCCCAGAAGCTGGCGCAGGCGCGACGGGTCCTGGGTACCCGGAAGCTGGACGAGCACGCGGTTGGCGCCGATGCGCTGGATGGTCGGTTCGGAGACGCCGACCTGGTCGACGCGCTGGCGAATGACTTCAAGGCTCTGCTGGACGGCGTTGTCGACATTGGCGGAGACGCCGGCCGGCGAGAAGCCGATGGTGATGGTGGCGCCGTTGGCGGTGACAGCCAGATCCGCCTGACCGGCGCTGAGGCCGGTGCTGATCGGATTGGCGAGCGTCTTGAGGTCGATGACGGCGGCATCGCTCTGGGTGGCATCGGCGAGCGTCACGACGATCTGGTTCTGGTTGCGCACAACGGCCTTCGGCTGGATGCCCTTTTCGCGCAGCACGCGGCGTGCGTCCTGCAGCAGCGATTGCAGCCGCTCCTTGGTCAGATCCGCTTCGTCGACTTCCAGAACGAGATGCGAGCCGCCGCGAAGGTCGAGGCCGAGCGACACCTGTTCATGCGGCAGCCATGCCGGGATGCGCTGGAGGGTGGATTGCGGCAGGACGTTCGGCAGGGCGATCAATAGGCCGAGAAAGATGATCACCGTATAGGTGAACACCAGCCATGGTGAGGTACGCATGTTGTATTCCTTAGATAATCGGGGGCCGGCGTTCGGGCGCTGGCGGCATGTCGTCAGATGTCGGAAGCGCGCTCGGCGCAGACGTCAGGCAGCCGGCGGTGCGCGCGGCTGATGGGTCTTGGAGACCGCGGCATGAAGCAGAACTTCGGATGCCGGAAAGGCGGCTGATGTGTTCCAGCCGGCGAAATCGAGAGCCGGGGCGGCCGCAAGGGCGGGCGATCCGCTGTCATGGGCTGCCTGCTTTGGCGCAAGCTTGCGCTCGGTGGCGAGCAACCCGCGCACGGCGTCACGCGCAGTCAGCTGCGGCGGCTGCGGATCCCGGCCGGAAGAGGACAGCGTGTTGATGGCGGCAGTCGGTGAGATGACCAGATTGCCGCCGAAAAGCAGGCCGAGATAGGCAAGGATGGCGACAACAAGCGAAGCGGCGACACGGCTGGTCAGACGGTGCTGCTCCAGCTCCATCTTCTCCGTCCCGGCGATGTCACTCCCGTATCGGCTCAAAAGCGCGCCAATCTCTCATTCTCTTTGCTGCGGAGGGTCATCCGCCGGGATAATTGTATCAGGCCCATGCCCGTCTTCATAGGGCACACTCTCATGATGCACTTGGGCGAGCCGGTCAACCATGCCAAGCGCGATTTCACGCTCGCCCATGATGACGGCGTCGGCGCCATATTGCTTCAGTTCATCGACCTCGGCGTCGGAATGGGCGCGGGCGACAATGAGGATCGACGGATTGACGCTGCGCGCCTGCTCGGCGATGCGGCAGGCCTCGAAGGCGTTCGGAATGGCGATGGCAATGCTGCGGGCGCCGGCAAGATTGGCGAGGTCGAGCGTTTCCCGCATCACCGCATTGCCCATCAGGGTTTCGACGCCCTGCGCCTTCAGCTCACCGATGCGCTTGTCGGAATCCTCGATGACGAGAAAAGGTGTGGCTGACGATTTGAGATTCTGTCCGACGATGCTGCCGACCCGCCCGTAGCCGACGAGAATGGCGTGGCCGCTGAGCGCCGTCGGGTGCACCTCGTCGTCTTCGGGCGGCGTCTCCTCCTGCGCTGCTATCGCGTCTGCGGCGGCAGGGTCCGCCATGACATCTTCACGTTTTGCGCCTTCGAAAAACGGCCGCATGCGGTCGCAGAGGAAGAACAGCAGCGGATTGAGGATGATCGAGATGATGGCGCCGGCAAGGATCAGATCGCGGCCTTCCCCCGGCAGCAGCCCGAGTTCGACGCCGAGGGCGGCGAGGATGAAGGAGAATTCGCCGATCTGGCCGAGGCTGGCCGAAATCGTCAGCGCCGTACCGAGCGGCTTCTTGAAGGCGAGCACGATCAGCAGCGCGGCGACGGACTTGCCGATGACGATGATGAAGATGGTGGCGAGGATCGGCAGCGGCTTGTCGATCAGGATGTTCGGATCGAACAGCATGCCGACCGAGACGAAGAAGAGCACGGCGAAGGCATCGCGCAGCGGCAGGCTTTCCTGGGCGGCGCGATGGCTGAGCTCGCTTTCGGCCAGCACCATGCCGGCAAAGAAGGCGCCGAGCGCCAGCGACACGCCGAAGAGTTTTGCCGCCCCGAAAGCGACGCCGAGCGCGATCGCCAGCACGCCG contains:
- the secD gene encoding protein translocase subunit SecD, which gives rise to MRTSPWLVFTYTVIIFLGLLIALPNVLPQSTLQRIPAWLPHEQVSLGLDLRGGSHLVLEVDEADLTKERLQSLLQDARRVLREKGIQPKAVVRNQNQIVVTLADATQSDAAVIDLKTLANPISTGLSAGQADLAVTANGATITIGFSPAGVSANVDNAVQQSLEVIRQRVDQVGVSEPTIQRIGANRVLVQLPGTQDPSRLRQLLGSTAKMSFHMVAPNNQPGPGITMMQDEEGRSYAVLDRVEISGDRLSDARVSFDPNTHEPVVSFRFDSAGATRFADITRQNVGNPFAIVLDDKVLSAPNIREPITGGSGQISGNFSADSATTLAAMLRAGALPAKLTVIEERTVGADLGADAIKMGIYSGLVGFALVALFIFVLYGTWGILANVALLIHTILTFSALTLVGATLTLPGIAGVVLGIGLAVDANVLINERIREETRKGKSAFAAIDTGFNRAYSTIIDGNMTALIAAAILFYFGSGPVRGFAVTMALGLIISMFTSVAFVRVAMIEITRRRKFKVLNIRPLIPFSPYDKHIQFMKARFFGVTVSALLSIASIALFIHPGLNYGVDFRGGIQMSVKTQGAADLAKFREGLDSLGLGEITLQTFGDNSSILVRAQRQEGGEEAQTAAVTKLKAEVAKIDPNATVEGTDVIGPKVSGELASAGIKSVLIASLAMLIYIWVRFEWPFAVGAIVTLVLDVTKAIGFFAITGLDFNLTAIAAVLTLVGYSVNDKVVVYDRMRENMRLYKSMPLREIIDKSINETLARSLYTNATAFLALVPMAIWGGSAVSSFAIPMVFGILVAGASSIFIAAPILLFLGDWRRRHAKAAPGDDTAVEIIPPEQGRSRKSAS
- the ybaL gene encoding YbaL family putative K(+) efflux transporter is translated as MPHDTPLISTIVGGLVLAFIFGAFAHRLRMPPLVGYLIAGVLVGPHTPGYVADQSLAPELAEIGVILLMFGVGLHFSLKDLLSVRGIAVPGAIAQIAFATLLGWGLGTFMGWPTGGSLVFGLALSVASTVVLLKALQERRLVETERGRIAVGWLIVEDLAMVLALVLIPAAASIGGEGHAPVEPLSVGLNRLFGLDLGIGGMIAMTLVKVALFVALMLVFGRKLIPWTMHRIAHTGSRELFRLGVLAIALGVAFGAAKLFGVSLALGAFFAGMVLAESELSHRAAQESLPLRDAFAVLFFVSVGMLFDPNILIDKPLPILATIFIIVIGKSVAALLIVLAFKKPLGTALTISASLGQIGEFSFILAALGVELGLLPGEGRDLILAGAIISIILNPLLFFLCDRMRPFFEGAKREDVMADPAAADAIAAQEETPPEDDEVHPTALSGHAILVGYGRVGSIVGQNLKSSATPFLVIEDSDKRIGELKAQGVETLMGNAVMRETLDLANLAGARSIAIAIPNAFEACRIAEQARSVNPSILIVARAHSDAEVDELKQYGADAVIMGEREIALGMVDRLAQVHHESVPYEDGHGPDTIIPADDPPQQRE